A region from the Hydrogenimonas sp. genome encodes:
- a CDS encoding HIT family protein — MCIFCKIAAGEIPSNRVLEDEEFIAFHDINPIAPVHILVIPKEHVENFQSASPELIAKMTPFIQRVTEELCLDKTGYRLIVNNGKDGGQEVPHLHFHVLGGARLKWTHLAKDETHKSL, encoded by the coding sequence ATGTGCATATTCTGTAAAATAGCGGCCGGCGAGATTCCGTCAAACAGAGTCCTGGAAGATGAAGAGTTTATCGCATTTCACGACATAAACCCGATCGCCCCGGTACATATACTGGTAATTCCCAAAGAGCATGTGGAGAATTTCCAGTCCGCCTCTCCTGAACTCATTGCGAAAATGACACCTTTTATCCAGAGAGTCACCGAAGAACTATGCCTCGACAAGACCGGATACAGACTGATTGTGAACAACGGAAAAGACGGCGGTCAGGAGGTTCCGCACCTCCACTTCCACGTACTGGGAGGAGCTAGACTCAAATGGACACACCTGGCGAAAGATGAGACCCACAAGAGCCTCTGA
- a CDS encoding 5-Enolpyruvylshikimate-3-phosphate synthase, protein MKRLEVKRADSFDLVCDRIASDKSISHRCAIFSLLSDRPSLIRNYLRAEDTLCTLEIVKQLGADVEDDGDLLKITPPEELREPDNVLDCGNSGTAMRLFCGFLSSTPGHFVLTGDKYLRRRPMKRVTEPLSQIGAHIDGREEGNLAPLCIRGERLRSFNYESTIASAQVKSAMILAALRADDVCTYTEPELSRDHTERMLRGMGANIESWDTITVEPMIRPLEPLDITVPADPSSAFFFAVAAAIVPGSRVVIENVTLNPTRTEAYRVLQKMGARVEFEELQNRYEPIGNITVTYDGRLEAVEVSEKISWLIDELPALSVAMAVAEGESVVRNAAELRVKESDRISCVINALKACGVDCSEMEDGYTIVGSELKSAEIDSCGDHRIAMSFAIAGLLAGITIKDTDCIETSFPNFVELLGSITEVREWR, encoded by the coding sequence ATGAAGCGGCTGGAAGTAAAAAGAGCGGACTCTTTCGACCTTGTGTGCGACAGGATCGCCAGTGACAAGTCGATATCGCACCGCTGTGCCATCTTCTCCCTTCTCAGCGACAGGCCGAGTCTGATACGTAACTATCTCCGGGCCGAAGATACTCTCTGTACGCTCGAGATCGTAAAGCAGCTGGGTGCCGACGTGGAGGATGACGGCGACCTCTTGAAGATAACCCCTCCCGAAGAGCTCAGGGAGCCGGATAATGTTCTCGACTGCGGCAATTCCGGGACGGCAATGAGGCTCTTTTGCGGCTTTTTGAGCTCCACTCCGGGCCACTTCGTTCTGACAGGCGACAAGTATCTGAGAAGACGGCCCATGAAGAGAGTAACCGAGCCTCTTAGCCAGATCGGTGCCCATATAGACGGCAGGGAGGAGGGTAATCTCGCTCCGCTCTGTATTCGCGGGGAGAGGCTCAGATCGTTCAATTACGAAAGTACCATCGCGTCGGCCCAGGTAAAGAGCGCCATGATTCTGGCCGCACTGAGAGCCGATGATGTATGTACCTACACCGAGCCGGAACTGAGCCGCGACCATACGGAGAGGATGCTCCGCGGAATGGGTGCGAACATAGAGAGCTGGGACACCATTACCGTAGAGCCTATGATAAGGCCGCTGGAGCCGCTGGATATCACAGTACCGGCGGACCCTTCCAGTGCATTCTTCTTTGCGGTGGCCGCCGCGATCGTGCCGGGGAGCCGTGTCGTTATAGAGAATGTTACGCTCAACCCGACCAGAACGGAGGCATACAGGGTTCTTCAGAAGATGGGTGCCCGTGTCGAGTTCGAGGAGCTGCAGAACCGTTACGAACCCATAGGCAATATAACGGTTACCTACGACGGTAGGCTCGAAGCCGTGGAGGTAAGCGAAAAGATCTCGTGGCTGATAGACGAACTTCCTGCTCTCTCTGTCGCTATGGCCGTGGCGGAGGGTGAGAGTGTCGTCAGAAACGCTGCGGAGCTCAGAGTCAAGGAGTCCGACCGCATAAGCTGCGTAATAAACGCCCTCAAAGCGTGCGGGGTCGATTGCAGCGAGATGGAGGACGGGTATACGATTGTCGGTTCGGAGCTGAAGTCTGCGGAGATCGACAGCTGCGGTGACCACAGAATTGCGATGAGTTTCGCGATAGCTGGGCTTCTTGCCGGGATCACGATAAAAGATACGGATTGCATTGAGACGTCGTTTCCCAACTTTGTGGAGCTTCTTGGATCTATTACGGAGGTCAGGGAATGGAGATAG
- a CDS encoding SSU ribosomal protein S1p — protein sequence MEEFENMEEDFASMLDAYEKKEQGGSISDGVIVEIRENDNQALVDVGRKQEAAVNLDELRNEDGTYKFNVGDTIPVVITGYRNERPQASYLKAIRKANVRKFIEEHEEDAENMVVEGKVVRKNRGGYFVVGDEIEFFMPMSQAAFAMGKNPIGKEIKATILKLDKERDSIVISRRKYLDTLRKERKEIIEKLMEEGKVVEGTIKKITSYGMFVDVGGVEGLVHYSEISYKGPVNPATLYKEGDKVEVKAIAYDPKKRHLSLSIKQTMPDPWEEIIEQLEEGDAIKVTVSNIEPYGAFVDLGNDIEGFLHVSEVSWDKDIKNPKDYLSVGDEIDVEVIEINPETRRLRVSYKNLQPKPFEEFLQNYKEGDVVKGTVTTLTDFGAFVRIGKVEGLLHNQDVSWEKGRKAKDLLAKGDEVEVKIIKIDPKQERISLSKKALEESPIDRFAKEHKIGDIVKGRVRDVKDFGVFVEIENGVDALIRKEDVAPLNMEEINKGDEIEGVIVMLDPSSNKVRLSVRRLERQKERDVINELNSSEDRLTIGDIIKDQL from the coding sequence ATGGAAGAGTTTGAGAACATGGAGGAAGACTTCGCGTCGATGCTGGACGCGTATGAGAAAAAGGAGCAGGGCGGGAGTATAAGTGACGGTGTAATTGTAGAGATTCGCGAAAACGATAACCAGGCGCTTGTAGATGTCGGAAGAAAGCAGGAGGCTGCCGTCAACCTTGACGAGTTGAGAAACGAAGACGGGACATACAAGTTCAATGTCGGTGATACTATTCCGGTGGTCATTACCGGCTACAGAAACGAGCGTCCGCAGGCTTCGTATCTCAAAGCTATCCGCAAAGCCAATGTGCGCAAGTTCATTGAAGAGCATGAAGAAGATGCGGAAAATATGGTTGTCGAAGGTAAAGTGGTCCGCAAAAACAGAGGCGGATATTTCGTCGTCGGTGATGAGATAGAGTTCTTTATGCCTATGAGTCAGGCAGCTTTCGCGATGGGTAAGAACCCGATCGGCAAAGAGATAAAAGCGACTATTCTGAAGCTCGACAAAGAGCGTGACTCCATCGTTATTTCAAGAAGAAAGTATCTCGATACCCTGCGCAAAGAGCGTAAAGAGATTATCGAGAAGTTGATGGAAGAGGGTAAGGTAGTCGAAGGAACCATCAAAAAAATAACCAGCTACGGGATGTTCGTGGATGTAGGGGGCGTGGAAGGACTTGTCCACTACAGCGAAATAAGCTACAAAGGGCCTGTGAACCCGGCCACCCTTTACAAAGAGGGTGACAAGGTAGAGGTAAAAGCGATAGCCTACGATCCGAAGAAGAGACACCTCTCCCTCTCGATAAAACAGACCATGCCTGATCCCTGGGAAGAGATTATCGAGCAGTTGGAAGAGGGGGACGCAATCAAAGTCACCGTCAGCAATATAGAGCCTTACGGGGCCTTTGTAGATCTGGGCAACGATATCGAAGGGTTCCTTCATGTCTCCGAGGTCTCCTGGGACAAAGATATAAAAAACCCGAAAGACTACCTCAGTGTCGGTGACGAGATAGATGTGGAGGTTATCGAGATCAACCCCGAAACACGCAGGCTCAGAGTCTCATACAAAAATCTTCAGCCAAAACCTTTCGAGGAGTTTCTGCAAAACTACAAAGAGGGTGATGTAGTCAAGGGGACCGTTACTACACTTACCGACTTCGGAGCTTTCGTCCGCATAGGCAAGGTGGAGGGGCTGCTTCACAACCAGGATGTATCGTGGGAGAAGGGCAGGAAAGCGAAAGATCTTCTAGCCAAAGGCGACGAGGTAGAGGTGAAAATCATCAAGATCGATCCGAAGCAGGAGAGAATAAGCCTCAGTAAAAAAGCGCTGGAGGAGAGTCCTATCGACCGCTTCGCGAAAGAGCACAAAATCGGCGATATCGTAAAAGGCAGAGTACGTGATGTGAAAGATTTCGGTGTCTTTGTCGAAATAGAGAACGGTGTAGATGCTCTTATCAGAAAAGAGGATGTCGCTCCTTTGAATATGGAAGAGATTAACAAAGGTGACGAAATAGAGGGGGTGATCGTAATGCTCGATCCCTCTTCCAACAAAGTCAGACTCTCCGTACGCCGTCTCGAGAGACAGAAAGAGCGTGATGTCATAAACGAGCTAAACAGCAGTGAGGATCGGCTGACAATCGGAGATATAATCAAAGATCAACTCTAA
- a CDS encoding phenylalanyl-tRNA synthetase alpha chain: protein MHNWTDRIEEALSLDELEKIRVSIFGKKGELAKAFAQMKSATAEEKPKIAKELNILKQRLTEAYERKKAELEELQLQKRLEAEAIDVSLYSPREEEGALHPVMHTMDRIIEYFTDLNFAVETGPMVEDEFHNFEALNLPDYHPARDMQDTFYFKDGRLLRTHTSPVQIRTMMKQKPPVRMISPGAVFRRDFDLTHTPQFHQVEGLMVDKAGRVSFANLKWILEDFLHTMFGEVDVRFRPSFFPFTEPSAEVDISCIFCEGEGCRVCSHTGWLEVLGCGMVDPNVFKAVGYEDVSGYAFGLGVERFAMLIHRIPDLRSLFEGDLRLLEQFR from the coding sequence TTGCATAACTGGACAGATAGAATCGAAGAGGCCCTCTCTCTCGACGAGCTCGAAAAGATCAGAGTCTCGATATTCGGGAAAAAGGGAGAGCTGGCCAAGGCTTTTGCACAGATGAAGAGTGCGACGGCGGAGGAGAAGCCGAAAATAGCGAAAGAGCTGAATATACTAAAGCAGAGACTTACCGAAGCTTACGAGCGGAAAAAGGCGGAGTTGGAGGAGCTTCAACTCCAAAAACGCCTCGAAGCCGAAGCGATAGATGTTTCACTCTACTCCCCCAGGGAGGAAGAGGGTGCGCTTCATCCCGTAATGCACACGATGGACAGGATCATCGAATATTTTACCGATCTCAATTTTGCCGTGGAGACCGGCCCGATGGTGGAGGATGAGTTTCACAATTTCGAAGCGCTGAATCTGCCCGACTACCATCCCGCCAGAGATATGCAGGATACATTCTATTTCAAAGACGGCAGGCTTCTTAGAACACACACCTCCCCTGTACAGATCAGAACCATGATGAAGCAGAAACCTCCCGTCAGGATGATAAGCCCTGGTGCCGTCTTCAGACGAGACTTCGATCTTACGCACACACCCCAGTTCCACCAGGTGGAGGGTCTAATGGTCGATAAGGCGGGGAGAGTATCCTTCGCAAACCTGAAGTGGATATTGGAAGATTTTCTGCATACCATGTTCGGAGAGGTCGATGTGCGCTTCCGTCCCAGCTTCTTCCCCTTTACAGAGCCCTCGGCTGAAGTCGATATAAGCTGTATCTTCTGCGAGGGTGAGGGGTGTCGTGTATGTTCGCATACCGGTTGGCTCGAAGTTCTCGGCTGCGGAATGGTCGATCCGAACGTTTTCAAAGCTGTCGGCTACGAAGATGTAAGCGGATACGCCTTCGGTCTGGGGGTCGAGCGTTTCGCTATGTTGATTCACAGAATCCCGGACCTTCGATCCCTCTTTGAGGGAGATCTTCGTTTGCTGGAGCAGTTTAGATGA
- a CDS encoding phenylalanyl-tRNA synthetase beta chain, producing the protein MIVTRRWLEEWIDLEGISTEEICRKLNSIGLEVDSVRSVEIPSRIVVGHVISCEKHPDADKLSVCMVDIGSATRQIVCGARNVREGLYVPVATVGAVMPDGMNIKHAKLRGVESDGMICSSTELGLPALGKGILELDDSIGELEPGRELSEYPLLCDDIIEIELTANRGDCLSIHGVARELAVGFNRSLKPLDFDEDFADKIGIGRILQCLHVGTPDVSMVCYAFDINSLEVPLLIKLRLAFIDQEYDLPLDAYMDYAIHTSGVILRSYGFSKISEGNEKAKLTLKEIECGLTAVEYDGKRASIVGVNQSEEVKADDSEKRVVIEASYVSPDIVAPAVKKLKLKTDPLYYRTSRGSEPDLKFGVLVLFSLLKRYADISIYAGESEYFTEREPVTVNISISEIDSLIGQDVEISEVVTILSKLGFEIHKTEDGRIVADIPSFRHDISNKQDVAEEIVRIIGIDNIVSKPLKFTEANRMSESLRRHRFLRDMRMRAVAAGFFESVHYIFCDNKRVKELGFETLREDRSLLNPISAEMDGLRPNLMINMLDSLKRNVSMSKKRAALFEIGAVFDAERNETMQALFVFCGEREPDSVVNAGKPGMMDLPSFASRLSAVIGSFELRKTENPDALMHPYQCADMVKDGRKIGTLAKLHPKVADRFDLPDTFFAQLDIASLEPGEKKAEGISQLTPIYRDLSIVIPQSTPYSAIRAALEGHLPAVVENFYPIDRYVDESLGEDMSLTLRFVIVPRERALEESEINGVMEEILERLQKRCDARLR; encoded by the coding sequence ATGATAGTTACCAGAAGATGGCTGGAGGAGTGGATAGATCTTGAGGGTATATCCACTGAAGAGATTTGTCGAAAGCTGAACAGTATCGGGCTCGAGGTCGATTCTGTCAGAAGCGTTGAGATTCCGTCTAGAATCGTTGTAGGGCATGTGATCTCCTGCGAAAAGCACCCGGATGCGGATAAGCTTAGTGTATGTATGGTCGATATCGGCTCCGCCACAAGGCAGATAGTGTGCGGTGCACGGAATGTCCGTGAAGGGCTCTATGTCCCTGTGGCTACAGTCGGGGCCGTTATGCCTGACGGCATGAATATAAAACATGCGAAGCTTCGCGGTGTTGAGAGCGACGGGATGATATGTTCAAGTACCGAGCTGGGACTGCCGGCTCTTGGAAAGGGCATTTTGGAGCTCGATGATAGTATAGGTGAACTTGAACCCGGCCGCGAGCTTTCGGAGTATCCGCTCCTTTGTGACGATATCATAGAGATAGAGCTTACGGCCAACCGTGGAGACTGCCTCAGCATACACGGCGTCGCGCGTGAACTGGCCGTAGGATTCAACAGATCTCTTAAACCTCTCGATTTCGATGAGGATTTTGCCGACAAGATCGGTATAGGCAGAATTTTACAGTGCCTGCATGTCGGTACTCCGGATGTGAGTATGGTTTGCTACGCTTTTGATATAAACTCTCTTGAGGTTCCGCTACTGATCAAATTGAGACTGGCCTTTATCGACCAGGAGTACGATCTGCCGCTCGATGCCTATATGGACTACGCAATCCACACCAGCGGTGTGATACTGCGCAGCTACGGTTTCTCAAAGATTTCGGAGGGTAACGAAAAGGCGAAACTGACTCTGAAAGAGATAGAGTGCGGTTTGACGGCTGTCGAATATGACGGCAAAAGAGCCTCCATAGTAGGCGTGAATCAGAGTGAAGAGGTTAAAGCAGACGATAGTGAGAAGAGAGTGGTCATAGAGGCTAGCTATGTCTCTCCCGATATAGTCGCACCCGCCGTCAAGAAGCTGAAGCTGAAAACCGATCCGCTCTACTACCGTACCTCGAGAGGAAGTGAGCCGGATCTCAAGTTTGGGGTCCTGGTACTCTTTTCGCTGCTTAAAAGGTATGCCGACATCTCTATATATGCCGGGGAGAGTGAGTATTTTACGGAGAGAGAGCCTGTAACCGTAAATATATCTATCAGCGAGATTGACTCCTTGATAGGACAGGATGTGGAGATTTCGGAAGTCGTTACGATCTTGAGCAAACTGGGATTTGAGATACACAAAACCGAAGATGGACGTATAGTTGCAGATATTCCGTCTTTCAGGCACGACATATCCAACAAACAGGATGTTGCAGAGGAGATCGTCAGGATTATAGGTATCGACAATATAGTTTCCAAACCTCTCAAGTTTACGGAAGCCAACCGCATGAGCGAATCTCTCAGGCGCCACAGATTTTTGAGAGATATGCGTATGAGAGCTGTTGCGGCCGGTTTCTTCGAGAGTGTCCACTACATTTTCTGTGACAACAAAAGGGTGAAGGAGCTCGGTTTCGAAACCCTGCGTGAAGATAGATCGCTGCTGAACCCCATATCCGCGGAGATGGACGGTCTGAGGCCGAATCTGATGATAAATATGCTCGACTCTCTCAAGCGAAACGTCAGTATGTCCAAAAAGAGGGCGGCACTTTTCGAGATAGGAGCCGTTTTCGATGCGGAACGCAACGAAACCATGCAGGCTCTTTTCGTATTTTGCGGTGAGAGAGAGCCAGACAGTGTAGTCAATGCGGGGAAACCGGGGATGATGGACCTCCCGTCTTTCGCCTCCAGGCTTTCGGCTGTTATAGGATCTTTCGAACTTCGAAAAACCGAGAATCCGGATGCGCTGATGCACCCCTACCAGTGCGCTGATATGGTAAAAGATGGTAGAAAGATCGGAACCTTGGCAAAGCTGCATCCAAAGGTGGCAGACCGGTTCGACCTTCCGGATACCTTCTTTGCGCAGCTGGATATAGCTTCGCTGGAGCCCGGGGAGAAGAAGGCGGAAGGTATATCGCAGTTGACCCCCATATATAGAGATTTGAGTATAGTAATACCGCAAAGTACCCCGTACTCCGCGATAAGGGCCGCGCTTGAAGGCCATCTACCGGCGGTTGTGGAAAATTTCTACCCGATAGACAGATATGTGGATGAGTCTCTGGGGGAAGATATGAGTCTCACTCTTAGATTCGTAATAGTTCCTCGTGAAAGGGCGCTTGAAGAGAGTGAGATCAATGGTGTGATGGAGGAGATTTTGGAGAGACTGCAAAAAAGATGTGATGCGAGACTCAGATGA
- a CDS encoding D-3-phosphoglycerate dehydrogenase yields MQKHTIMVCDHIHESGLKLLESQPDINYINAADLPKDELLGVIDQADVAITRSSTEVNEAFLQAAKNLKALVRAGVGVDNVDMDGCSKRGIIVMNVPTANTIAAVELTMSHMLSCMRAFPYAHNDLKINRIWKREKWYGYELKDKRLGIIGFGNIGSRVGKRAKAFEMDVVAYDPYIDPSKATDLGIEYTTDFDDILACDIITIHTPKTHETIGMIGEKEIEKMKEGVVLINCARGGLYDEEALYKGLKSGKIRFAGIDVFVKEPATDNPLLELDNVTVTPHLGANTHESQYKIATQAAQQALDAARGISYPNALNLPIRENEIPEFVKPYLELMQKIGFLAAQANRGAIKSLKISTEGGIGEYVDSLSTFATVGALKDALGEMINYVNADFVAKERGIEIQKESSANAGAYKNKITLRLTTEKEVTEISGTIFNDDVQRIVSINGFALDIEPKGRMILFKNTDVPGVIGDVGQILARHNVNISDFRLGRDRKKGLALAVILVDDDVSEEVLSELDALEASVYVKYVIL; encoded by the coding sequence ATGCAAAAACATACGATTATGGTTTGCGACCACATTCATGAAAGCGGTTTGAAACTTCTTGAATCGCAGCCGGATATAAACTACATAAATGCGGCGGATCTTCCAAAAGATGAGCTTTTGGGTGTAATAGATCAGGCGGATGTGGCAATTACCAGAAGTTCAACCGAAGTGAACGAAGCGTTTTTGCAGGCCGCCAAAAATCTCAAGGCACTGGTTCGTGCCGGTGTCGGAGTGGACAATGTGGATATGGATGGATGCAGCAAAAGAGGCATCATCGTAATGAACGTCCCGACAGCCAACACCATAGCTGCCGTAGAGCTCACCATGTCCCATATGCTCTCATGTATGAGGGCATTTCCATATGCTCACAACGATCTCAAAATCAACCGCATCTGGAAGAGGGAGAAGTGGTACGGTTACGAGCTGAAAGATAAAAGACTCGGAATCATCGGCTTCGGCAATATCGGAAGCAGGGTAGGAAAGAGAGCCAAAGCGTTCGAGATGGACGTTGTCGCATACGATCCCTATATCGATCCCTCCAAGGCTACCGATCTGGGGATAGAGTATACAACCGATTTCGATGATATACTCGCTTGTGATATTATAACCATTCATACCCCCAAAACACACGAAACGATCGGAATGATCGGGGAAAAAGAGATAGAGAAGATGAAAGAGGGCGTTGTGCTGATAAACTGCGCACGCGGCGGACTCTATGATGAAGAGGCACTCTACAAAGGTCTCAAGAGCGGAAAAATCCGTTTCGCCGGTATAGATGTATTCGTGAAAGAGCCCGCGACCGACAACCCTCTGCTCGAGCTCGACAATGTAACGGTCACTCCCCATCTCGGGGCGAATACCCACGAGTCGCAGTACAAAATTGCCACACAGGCTGCACAGCAGGCTCTCGATGCGGCCCGCGGTATAAGCTATCCCAATGCGCTGAACCTTCCTATACGTGAGAATGAAATTCCGGAGTTTGTAAAGCCTTATCTTGAACTGATGCAGAAAATCGGTTTTCTCGCAGCCCAGGCGAACAGGGGTGCTATAAAATCTCTGAAGATCTCAACCGAAGGGGGGATAGGAGAGTATGTAGACTCTCTCTCTACCTTCGCAACGGTCGGAGCCCTCAAAGATGCGCTCGGTGAAATGATCAACTATGTAAATGCCGATTTCGTCGCAAAAGAGCGGGGCATAGAGATTCAAAAAGAGAGCTCTGCGAACGCCGGTGCGTACAAAAACAAAATAACCTTGCGACTTACCACGGAAAAAGAGGTGACGGAGATTTCCGGAACGATATTCAACGATGATGTTCAGCGTATCGTATCTATCAACGGCTTCGCACTCGATATAGAGCCTAAAGGGAGAATGATACTCTTCAAAAACACGGATGTCCCCGGGGTTATCGGAGACGTAGGGCAGATACTGGCAAGACACAATGTGAACATCTCCGACTTCAGGCTTGGAAGAGACAGAAAAAAAGGGCTGGCGCTTGCCGTCATTCTCGTAGATGACGATGTGAGTGAAGAGGTTCTTAGTGAGCTGGATGCGCTTGAAGCTTCAGTATATGTAAAATATGTAATCCTCTAA
- a CDS encoding 4-hydroxy-3-methylbut-2-enyl diphosphate reductase yields the protein MEIEVASSYGFCFGVKRAIKIAEENPGSSTLGPLIHNNMEIERLKRDFNVSLANTLDEVGPGQATVIRTHGIPKNDLAKLQEKGGKVIDATCPFVTKPQQIVEQMSKEGYDIVIFGDVNHPEIKGVMSYAVGPVHAVLDVEDVMKLQLKERVALVAQTTRKIEVYNKIINYLVPRHKEVRVFNTICNATFENQDAARELAQKADVMVVIGGKQSSNTKQLYSICKSFCEDSYHVESEDELRKEWFENKKLCGITAGASTPEWIIEKIIGKIREFKV from the coding sequence ATGGAGATAGAGGTAGCGAGCAGTTACGGATTCTGCTTCGGAGTGAAAAGGGCCATCAAGATCGCGGAGGAGAATCCCGGAAGCTCGACGCTCGGCCCGCTCATACACAACAATATGGAGATAGAGCGGCTGAAGAGAGACTTCAACGTTTCACTTGCAAATACGCTCGACGAGGTCGGACCTGGACAGGCGACGGTTATACGAACACACGGAATACCGAAAAACGATCTAGCAAAGCTTCAGGAGAAGGGGGGCAAAGTAATCGATGCCACCTGCCCGTTCGTTACAAAGCCGCAGCAGATTGTAGAGCAGATGAGCAAAGAGGGGTATGACATAGTGATCTTCGGAGATGTGAACCATCCCGAGATAAAGGGTGTTATGAGCTATGCCGTAGGGCCGGTTCATGCTGTTCTCGATGTAGAAGATGTCATGAAACTTCAACTCAAAGAGAGAGTCGCACTGGTGGCCCAGACGACCAGGAAGATCGAAGTCTACAACAAGATCATAAACTACCTTGTACCGAGACACAAAGAGGTGAGAGTATTCAATACGATCTGCAATGCAACGTTCGAAAACCAGGATGCTGCAAGAGAGCTTGCGCAAAAAGCGGATGTGATGGTTGTTATAGGGGGCAAACAGTCTTCAAACACGAAACAGCTCTACTCTATATGCAAAAGTTTTTGTGAAGATTCGTACCATGTAGAGAGTGAGGATGAGTTGAGAAAAGAGTGGTTTGAAAACAAAAAGCTGTGTGGAATAACGGCGGGGGCTTCCACTCCGGAGTGGATAATCGAAAAGATTATTGGCAAAATAAGAGAATTTAAAGTATAA
- a CDS encoding type I secretion system, outer membrane component LapE: MKRMAVALLLALPLFAAHKNLTLDQALALVKKKNLEIRVAEDEVRMKGFDVRIAEGYNYGSADIIINALRSNDAGNVFGFKLQSREATFRDFGFSDFLGGVGQALGMAGGDFGQFTSIMSNPAMQNQLLDTAPNDLNYPEARNHFQEKIQYKVPLYVGGKLNKYGQIARKMENMSRLDKQKIINEKVFQTRKTFYDIALVNSYIRNLKIILKNVQELENTVANMVKEGYALDIDLLQVKSKKADVLRMLNQAKLNRDLAYQFLSFLLDEKVESVSVADKDVPMPVMDKEEMVNRNLDIQKARMGLEVTELAVGVEKAAYYPQIGAFAEYGSADNTFMNDFTDKDAYTVGVQLKWNIFNGMIDKSKYEKARIQNLKARHQVDLAKKGIALKIDKIITEIKSREYDIKSLKEKVRFMKKVYENYYNRYKEGLISINDVLIKNSEEIQAVLKLAETRNARNNKVFELENIINKGML, translated from the coding sequence ATGAAGAGGATGGCTGTGGCACTGTTGCTTGCTTTGCCCCTGTTCGCGGCACACAAGAACCTAACGCTCGATCAGGCACTCGCATTGGTCAAAAAAAAGAATCTCGAGATACGTGTCGCCGAGGACGAGGTGCGTATGAAAGGTTTTGATGTACGCATTGCAGAGGGCTACAACTACGGAAGCGCAGATATTATTATCAACGCTTTGCGTTCAAACGACGCCGGTAATGTATTCGGATTTAAGCTTCAAAGCAGGGAAGCTACGTTTAGAGATTTCGGTTTTTCAGATTTTCTGGGAGGTGTAGGGCAGGCACTCGGAATGGCCGGAGGTGACTTCGGGCAGTTCACCTCTATCATGTCAAACCCGGCAATGCAGAATCAACTTTTGGATACCGCGCCGAATGACCTAAACTACCCGGAAGCGAGAAACCACTTCCAGGAGAAGATACAGTATAAAGTTCCGCTATATGTGGGCGGTAAACTCAACAAATATGGTCAGATAGCTCGCAAGATGGAGAATATGAGCAGGCTCGACAAGCAGAAGATCATAAACGAGAAGGTTTTTCAGACCAGAAAGACCTTTTACGATATCGCTCTTGTCAACAGCTATATAAGAAATCTTAAAATAATTCTGAAGAATGTCCAAGAGTTGGAGAATACCGTCGCCAATATGGTAAAAGAGGGTTATGCTCTAGATATAGATCTTCTGCAGGTAAAGTCAAAAAAAGCGGATGTACTGAGGATGCTCAACCAGGCAAAACTGAATCGAGATCTTGCCTACCAGTTTCTCTCGTTTCTTCTTGACGAGAAGGTTGAGTCCGTCTCTGTCGCCGACAAAGATGTTCCCATGCCGGTAATGGACAAAGAGGAGATGGTCAACAGAAACCTGGATATACAAAAGGCGAGAATGGGGCTGGAGGTGACCGAACTGGCTGTCGGAGTAGAGAAGGCTGCATACTATCCGCAAATAGGCGCTTTTGCCGAGTACGGCAGCGCCGACAACACCTTTATGAACGACTTTACGGATAAAGACGCCTATACCGTAGGGGTGCAGTTGAAGTGGAACATCTTCAACGGCATGATAGACAAGTCTAAGTATGAGAAAGCGAGAATACAGAACCTAAAAGCGCGTCACCAGGTGGATCTTGCAAAAAAAGGTATAGCTCTCAAAATAGACAAGATTATCACCGAAATAAAGAGCCGCGAATATGATATAAAGTCTCTGAAAGAGAAGGTGAGGTTTATGAAAAAAGTGTATGAAAACTACTATAACCGCTATAAAGAGGGTCTGATTTCGATAAATGACGTTCTCATCAAGAACAGTGAAGAGATTCAGGCCGTTTTGAAACTTGCCGAAACCCGTAATGCAAGGAACAACAAAGTCTTTGAACTAGAAAATATCATAAATAAAGGAATGTTATGA